From Rhinolophus sinicus isolate RSC01 linkage group LG15, ASM3656204v1, whole genome shotgun sequence, the proteins below share one genomic window:
- the LOC109439144 gene encoding olfactory receptor 1P1 translates to MAGGNRTSIFEFLLWGFSERPEQQCILFLLFLWMYVVTVAGNLLIVLAIGTNTCLHTPMYFFLASLSCADILFTSTTVPKALVNIQTQSRSISYAGCLTQLYFFLHFGIMDIFLLVTMAYDRYVAICHPLHYTMVMSRQRCTLLVSACWALPSLAAMTHTFLIFRLSFCSKKIIPDFFCDLGPLMKVSCSDTQVNELVVLVLGGAVLLIPFMLILVSYIHIISAILRIPSAQGRRKSFSTCGSHLAVVALFFGTTIRAYLCPSSSSSNSVEEDTAAAVMYTVVTPLLNPFIYSLRNKDMKGALGRLCRGKVSLSWGR, encoded by the coding sequence ATGGCAGGAGGGAACCGGACCAGCATCTTTGAGTTCCTCCTCTGGGGATTCTCAGAGAGGCCAGAGCAGCAGTGCATCCTCTTCCTGCTGTTCCTGTGGATGTATGTGGTCACTGTGGCTGGGAACCTGCTCATTGTTCTGGCCATTGGCACCAACACATGTCTCCAcacgcccatgtacttcttcctcgCTAGCCTGTCCTGTGCAGACATTCTTTTCACCTCCACCACCGTGCCCAAGGCCCTGGTGAACATTCAGACCCAGAGCAGATCCATTTCCTATGCAGGGTGCCTGACTCAGCTCTACTTCTTCTTGCATTTTGGAATCATGGACATCTTTCTCCTTGTCACAATGGCCTATGACCGCTACGTGGCCATCTGCCACCCTCTCCACTACACCATGGTCATGAGCCGCCAGCGCTGCACACTCCTGGTTTCTGCCTGCTGGGCCCTTCCGAGTCTCGCTGCCATGACCCACACCTTCCTCATATTCCGACTTTCCTTCTGCTCTAAGAAGATCATTCCTGATTTCTTCTGTGATCTGGGCCCCCTGATGAAGGTGTCTTGCTCAGACACTCAGGTCAACGAGCTTGTGGTCCTCGTCTTGGGGGGAGCAGTCCTTTTAATCCCCTTTATGCTCATCCTGGTCTCTTATATCCACATTATTTCAGCCATCCTGAGGATTCCCTCTGCCCAGGGAAGGCGCAAGTCCTTCTCTACCTGTGGGTCCCACCTTGCTGTTGTTGCCCTGTTCTTTGGGACCACGATCAGAGCTTATCTGTGCCCATCGTCCTCTTCCTCCAACTCAGTGGAAGAGGACACAGCAGCTGCTGTCATGTACACCGTGGTCACTCCCTTGCTGAACCCCTTCATTTACAGCCTCCGGAACAAGGACATGAAGGGAGCCCTGGGGAGACTTTGCAGGGGCAAAGTCTCCCTCTCGTGGGGCCGGTGA